The nucleotide sequence TCGGCATCTCACTTTCGCTATTCTGGGCAGGCAGGCTTGACGAGCGCATCCTGCTTGTGTTTACAAGCATTGCAGTCATTTTCCCATATTTTGTAAGCTCGGTTTGCGAGATACTTGAGAGCACTGACAGGAGCCTGATTGAAGTTGCAAGAAGCCTTGGCGCAAAGCCGTTTGGCGCTTTTCGCACAGTCACGCTGCCCCTTATAATGCCAACATTCATCGCAGGCACCGTCATTGCCTTTATGAGAAGCGTTGCTGAAACTGGAAGCACACTGGCTGTGTCAAAAACAATTGTGACAATCCCGCTTCTAATTGTCAACCTCAGCAAGGCAGGCAAGAATTCGCAGGCTGCATCGGCGGCTGTTCTGCTTCTGCTCATTTCCCTGGTTGTCGTATTTGTTCTGCGCTCTGTGCAAAAACGCAAGTGGTGATTCCATGCCTGAAGTTGAAATTAAAAACATCTAAAAGCACTATGGGAGCGTGCGCGCATTGCACAAGGCAAGCCTCCAGATAAAAGACGGCGAATACGTTGTGCTTTTGGGCCCAAGCGGCTGCGGCAAGACAACGCTTCTCAAATCAATTGCAGGCATAATAGAGCCGACAAGCGGGAGAATTTCAATCGGGAAAAGTGATGTGACGGAGCGTGCGCCCGAAGACCGCCATATAGGGTTTGTATTCCAAAACTATGCGCTATTTCCGCATCTTAGCGCGCTTGACAACTGCCGCTACGGGCTTTTGGCAAGAGGCGAGCACTCTGAAAAGTCAAAGAGGCTTGCAAGCGAAATGCTAAAGA is from Candidatus Parvarchaeota archaeon and encodes:
- a CDS encoding ABC transporter permease subunit; this translates as GISLSLFWAGRLDERILLVFTSIAVIFPYFVSSVCEILESTDRSLIEVARSLGAKPFGAFRTVTLPLIMPTFIAGTVIAFMRSVAETGSTLAVSKTIVTIPLLIVNLSKAGKNSQAASAAVLLLLISLVVVFVLRSVQKRKW